Genomic DNA from bacterium:
AATTCTTAAAGATGAAGGGTATATAAAGGGATGGAAGGTAATAGAAGATAAACTCCAGGGGATACTTAGGATATTTTTGAGGTATTCAGAGGATAAGGAGCCTATGATTACAGAGATAAGGAGGATAAGCAAGCCGGGAAGAAGGATATATGTTGGTTGGAAAAATATTCCAAAGGTATTAGGAGGGAGGGGAAGGGTTATCCTTACCACACCCTATGGTGTAATGACAGATAGGGAAGC
This window encodes:
- the rpsH gene encoding 30S ribosomal protein S8, which codes for MSKSFDPIADMLTKIRNAQRASHLQIDIPSSGIKIEIARILKDEGYIKGWKVIEDKLQGILRIFLRYSEDKEPMITEIRRISKPGRRIYVGWKNIPKVLGGRGRVILTTPYGVMTDREARKRLLGGEVICYIW